A genome region from Oncorhynchus gorbuscha isolate QuinsamMale2020 ecotype Even-year linkage group LG26, OgorEven_v1.0, whole genome shotgun sequence includes the following:
- the LOC124016236 gene encoding interferon beta-like: MAIQTITWMSAFLCLVQVFSMPMPCQLQGQLVRTTHNLLRDMGGHFPLECLQENVFMAFPATSFATSGAPQLSSSAAKAIYETLKNIDTLFGTDELPTMWDQQKLEYFQNIIYRQIEESECMSSVDTSDYPIRAEGLKTYFGNIAAVLKEKNFSYCAWEVVRKELLYTLEFILKHTSDSLLWSNRT; the protein is encoded by the exons ATGGCAATTCAGACTATCACTTGGATGAGCGCCTTCCTCTGCCTCGTGCAAGTGTTCTCGATGCCCATGCCTTGCCAGCTACAAGGACAGCTGGTGCGAACAACCCACAACCTACTGAGAGACAtg GGGGGTCATTTTCCTCTGGAGTGCCTGCAAGAGAATGTCTTCATGGCATTCCCAGCCACCTCATTTGCAACCTCCGGGGCGCCACAG TTGAGCAGCAGTGCTGCTAAGGCTATTTATGAGACATTGAAGAACATCGACACGTTGTTCGGAACTGACGAACTGCCGACAATGTGGGACCAACAGAAGTTGGAGTATTTTCAGAACATTATCTACCGTCAGATTGAAGAGAGCGAGTGT ATGAGCAGTGTGGATACAAGTGATTATCCCATCAGGGCAGAGGGCCTGAAGACATACTTTGGGAACATTGCAGCAGTTTTAAAAGAAAAG AATTTCAGTTACTGCGCCTGGGAAGTGGTTCGAAAAGAACTCCTGTACACCCTTGAATTCATTCTGAAACACACCTCTGACAGCCTTCTGTGGTCCAACAGAACATGA